TGATGATTGCTGAAATAAAACTGTTACTTAAGACACTAATGAAGTCCCAAGGAACTTTTCACAGTCATTCATAAGCCCATTATATAGTTATAATTTAAAATCGAGATCTTCTGTATTAACAGTGTTAAAATTAAAATCCTCTGGTCCCGTGTTAGGGCTACATATATGAATCAAAATGTGACAATATATAAGCCTAAAGCAGTGATCAGTTTTAATGCCCTGTGATTTTACATTCTGTAAGAGATATTTATGATATATTTACTTCATTATGCAACAATTCAATAAACTCTAAAAAAGGACATCTAATGGGAgctgcttttttattaatttgacgTTAACTTGTATCAAGCATATGTAATACACAGAACATGAGTTGGTTTAAAAGACATTGGGGGGGAACCAGGAAATGTCTTGCAGATAGAGCATCTTGCCTGCAGGTTGCTCCTGTAGCTGCAGCTCCTCTATGGCCCTCTGTTTCACCTCACACAGCAGCTGAAAGAGAGAAATGCATTAAGCAACTAAATTAGTCAGAAAGAACAATGTGGCGCTTAAatataagataaataaattTGAGTCCAACCAtataggttaaaaaaaataaaaaaatacataatgacCATGTTTCCTGTAGCTGGAACTTTGatcttcctcatctcctcttctttctctcctccttctccatcttcatGTGGTCCAATCTCCACCTGGAGCCAGCGGCAGTCCGACGGTGTAGTCACAGTGACAACATCTCCGTTTAGAGCGAACATGCTGAGCAACGTTAAGAAGACAgtagtaaaacacacacacacacacacacacacacaaagaagaagaagaaaacacacacccacacacacacagcagaggagTGTACCTGCTGTCGAAGGACTGTGGCTCCAGCACCAACAGTGCATCTCCGTCTTTCAGCGACAGCTCCTTGAGCGTCCGTTGCATATCATCGGGGGGGAACACCCTCCATCCActtgcccctcctccctctcctttcccctGCTCTGCTCTCTTTCCCCCCTTATGCTCCTGGCACAGCAGACACTCCTCAGGCTCCCCTAGTGCCTCCCTCACCTCCACAAGAGTCGCAGCACCTGCAAACCCTCTGGCCTCCCTTTTAAGCCCTGGCCCCCCATTTTCAAATCCTACTCTTCCCTCCTCACACTCCAATCCATCCGCCACTTCCTCCTGATCCCCATCTTCCCCCAAATTGGGACGGACTACATTCAGCAGCACTGGCTCCCACTCGGCTCCAGTTGGGACGGTCGCACCACACACCTGAAGGGATGAAAAACAGTACACAAGTCGGACAATTGAGATCTTGTCAGATGAGCATGGCAACACCTAGTAAACACATGTTGTGGTCACTGAGAATGTGTTGCACTCACCTCTCTGCCGTTCCACACAAACAGGTCAGAGTTTGTACAAATGCCTGCACTATACAAGGAGACACCGTCATCTGCAAAGACAACCACACCCAGAGTGTTGTGACAAACTTTCAACACTTCTTCTACCCTCTTGAAGTTTTCTACATTTCAGTGTCTCACCTGTTAAAGTATTGTAGAGGTGTAGACCAGCAGGAAGACTCCTGGCCACAGTCAGAGCCATGTCCCCTTCCCAGAGTTCCtgcttctacacacacacacacagcttattTCCATAATTTTATTTGCCTGGGTTTTTGAAAACACAACCGCTCGTCTTTTTGGAAATCAGGTTACCTGATAAATAGCTAATCGAAGATCTCCCACAGTCTTTCTGCGGTCAAAACTCAGTGCGGTGCTCCCGGTCTGCTCTTTGCTGATTGGTTGCAGGGCTCCATATGATAGCCTGTAAGAGGGGGCCAGATGGAGACACAGCTCCACGGTGTTATTCGTGGCGTCAAACTCCTCGCTGTAAGAGAAACAAATGGTGATTAATAATTTGTGTGAGAAAACCATTTTAATATAACTTTCTTTAATTTCTAGGTTTTTAAACTTCACGTATTGAGTAATTTTAGCTGCCACTGAAATATCACACTCGTAAGTGAAGAAACGTCAAAATATGTGATAACTTGTGCAGCGTATCGTGTATAATATGTGCGTTTGTGTACCGCATTTTCTGCATCTTTATGTTCTCCTCCTTAGCCATCTGGATGAGGTCAAGAGGAATTTTATATTGGGGATTGTTCAGAGCTGCAGATAGAGAAACACATTTGATACATATTAGTCGTCTAATAACTTAAAATACTGTGTACTTGATGGCAAAACTATTAATGAATGCTGTAAATTAAACAAGTGTGTTGTTTAATTGAATCAAGTCACTGCAATTTAAATTTCAAAATACCCAACTTAACCTTTTCTTCCATCTgtctttgatctttttttttcaaataaaaatgtctaagaaaaaaaaatggtgtccATTACCTTCACTGGGCCTGTGCAGCTGTGTTTTTCTGTAGAAGAGCATGTATGCACTCTCTTTGCCCTGGAACTGCTTCTCTATGTCAGACTCCCTAATGGAGGTCACCGTGGAGTCATTAAGGTCAAACCAGTGGCTACCCtgctgacagacaggaagaaacCCTGTGAGAAGCACTCTTCAAAGTAGCCACAAGACGTGTCCACCAGGAACCAAGACAACATTGtattttttcctttaaaagTCTTCACAATGTCATTTTAGAACTTGAATTTTTGAAAACTGTGACTGCTGCTTTCAGACCTTATGTTCGGGCTCTGACTTCTGGTCTAGTTCTGGCTGTTGTTCAGCAGCTGTGGGGTCGGAAGGTGGTGAAGGATCACAGTTAGTCGTCTGCTTTTCTGGGCCGGGGGGCTCAGTCACAGGGCTTGGCGGGTTTGGCTTCAGTGCCACTCGAGTACCATTAGACACCAACATGAAAACATCATTGTGGGACTGTAGGAACtacaccagaagaagaagaaaaaaggaaagaatatCACCAAATGGTATGAACCCCAAAGAACACCAGCAATAATTCAAGATTTAAGGAAAACATAGGACCatcatgaaaataaagaaaccaAAAATACCTTTCCTATTGGGCCATAGTGTTTTCTGAACCTTTTGCTCCAGGAAGAACCAATCTTGTCCATGAGTTTTTGTCCCAACTGGTCTGACAGGACACTCTTTGATGGCTCCTAGTGGACAATATATGAACagcaacaaataaatgaactgGCTGTCCTACGGagtcaacaaagaaaaaactatgAACACAGAATACAGACTGAGGAAGCGGTCGCTATACCTGGGCAATAATAGCAGAGATCACAGACAAAGGGTCATCTTCTTGTAGTTTTGGATCACACATTTGCTTGACTTCCTCCTTGACATTATTCTGAGTCTTGGGTTTGCATTCCTCCTCCTGAAAATAAAACTGAGATGATGGTTTTTCCGAATGCACATTGCTGACAGTTATGCGCGTAAGAAAAATGTGCCACTAGCTGACTGTTAGCCGTTTTTAACAGTACTTTTTGGTGAATTATCAATCGATCATTAGCCATTACTGAAATTTCATTCTAAAAATGAGAGTAAAACTAAAGACTGCTTATGATCTTTAGTAGttgatatttatttgtatctttttttttatcctcctgTTTGCGCTCCTGCTTTTCTCACCGGTGGCTCCCATTGGCCAAGCTGGTCAATGTCCCTGATATAAACATGGTAATGGCCACCATAGCAGCCTCCCTTATGGATGATCACAGAGAACAGCTCGTAGGAGTAATCAGAGTCCTCAGCATCAGTCTATATGGGAGGAAGACATAGTAGTTAACTTATCGAGACTTCAGTGTATCAAAGCTTTCCTGGATGATGTTAAGAGGAAGCCTGAGAACCAAGaaaatagaacaaaaacaacaacaattaagaAAAGTCATGTTAAATGTGCCCAATCCAAAACAAAGTGAGGTCATATTAAAATCCAGCAGCTACCTCTTCACAAAATGGCCGTAGGTTGACGGTTAAGGGGAAATTATAGCGTCCCATCTCCTTGTATCGCTCACATTTGGCAAAGTCAAAGCTGAATCTCAGCAAGGACATGGTCATGAATGGAGGAAGCTTCTTCAGCTTGGCCGACTACATGAAAGCAAATAAAGAAACAATATTCTTTATGTGAACAAGAAAAAATGTCAATACAAAGAAGCTTTTAACATGCTTAGTTTTAATACTCCTTTCGAGTCAATTGTTTAATGAAAGGCTTAATCAAAAGGGAAAGGAGAAGTCTCTTCAGGTTCATTTTAACCTTTGTTATTGTGTTGACAGTCTGAAAGCTGGCACTGACCTTAGCAGCAGTGACCAGCCTGTCACACTGGGCACAGCGGTACAGGTTATTGCCCTCAAACAACTCTTCCTCCACAAACATGTTCCACAAAGCCTCTTCCAGGCTCGACACGCCACAAACACACGCCGTCAGGTCCAGGAAGTCCTCCTAAAGAAGGCCCAAAAAACAAACTTGGTCATTTAGTTATCTTTGCTTTAGCATTTAGTCGTGAGATTTATTCCACCAGCATAACTCCCATAATGTCAGTCTTGCTAAATCTTACTGAGGCATTGACACAAAAACTATTTCCAACAGTATTTAATGGAGAGAATAAAACTTCATAAATTGAGCCACATCAAAGAGGCAGAAAAAcactgtacacagacacacctgtCTCTGGCTGATGTTCCCGCACTCCTTGCAGACAATGCTGTTGACAATGGTCCCATGATACAGCTGGTGGATAAATGTACTTCCAGTGGTGCCCACAAGAGAGTGCTCCAATGCACTGAACAGAATCCTGTTCAGCTCCTGCACATCATGCTGATTGGTTCCCTGAGAGGAACGAAAACAAGAAGGTTTAAGTTCGGGACAAAAAGACATCCGCTGTGTCCCAGTTCCATTATATGAACTAATAGTATATGCAGTACATActatattgcactttttatagACAGGGTTCCTGCTCTTTTCTAGAGATTGGACACTTTCGGTGGTGATCCAGTCGGTATGTTCTAATATGTTCTCTCTttggaatatttaaaaaagacatgCAGACTATGGCTATAACTTGTTGATGAAATCATCTCTTACGTGCTTAGGAAAGATGACAAATTGATCATAGAACAGCAGTCGATACGATCCTGAACATAACTTATATCTTTTTAGGAAGCTCTGATGAATAGCCTCGCAGTTAATTCTCAGCTAAAGAAAAATACGAGAATGTTGAGATAATTTTCCAGGACCTTTGCTCTTAATTTCCATGTGTTTTCTATGACtagaaaatgtgtcttttgtccAGGTTTTTCAGGGAGGCGTGAGAACCCTGATAGATCGCTTTTGTACTACTATTGAAGAAATCCATCTATTTCTTGAAAATATACAAGACTTGCACAGATGAACGTCAAACAAACTTCCCTGAAGCAGCAAAATGGTGTTCTGCTTATTTCTTCTACTAGCTGTTATCAGCTTTCTATCAGCTCTAGATCCCGTTTAAATCACACGATCGCATGTGCAGTCTTGACCTGGATGCCACACGTATGGCATGTGGCACATGTTGTGGGTCTGTCTTCCAGACAGGAAGGTACATCAATCAATGTAAGAAGAAGTGTAATCCGAGCCTCTCCTTATCCTTTCCACTGACAAAAATAATGGACACAAACCTCGCTGCTGTTCCAGCCAAAACTGTCGGTGAGGTTGGCAGTGGAGGCGCTCTGCTGGTCCACCAACAGCAGACTGGCAAACAGTTTCTGTAACTCCAGAGGGATCACTCTGACCTAGGGAAAAGAAAGTAAAACCGTGTTACACTTCACTAAGACATTACATCTTTGGTGACAGCTACAAGCACTTTGCAGCTTACTTTGGCCCCtggtttgtctttgtcttccaGACATCCTAACTCCGCTGCTCCCAAACTGAACAGCTGCTCTGTAGAAACACACATCAAACTCTCAATAACTGTCCTCTGGTTGTCTACTGCACTGGCGTGCCTCAGTCTCACCTCTGAACTCTGGGGTGAACAGTAGGGTCTGGAGCAGAGAGTTGAGGTAGCAGGTCCCCCCTTGGTTCTTTATGCCGCACAGATTGCTTCTTCCTCGGGGCGGAGGTGGCTCGTCTCCCCCCTTTGCAACTCTCCCCCTGGAGGAAGTTGAAGAggagccttcctcctcctcttcctcgaaAAGATTCCCAAACATGCTGTTTGAGTGATGTATTCGGTTTTCTCTGAGTTCTGCTGGAGCTATGCCTCGTAGTCAATCATGTGTTCTCACTCCGATGTGCCCTCTTGCTATCTCATCTTAGTCTTGCCGAGTTCTCTGTTGACAATGGCCGGGCTGACTCTGAAATAAGAAGACTTCACGGGGCTAAACATAGCGACTACTACCGGATGTAGCATACACGCGTTGGACTTCCAGTAAAGTTGTTTAGCAAGTTTACCGTCAGCTAGCTTAACACAGTAACAAACGCAAATCAATCTCAGTCCGACACTGAGGAGCAGCTTGACTGCTTagcgaaaatgaaaaaaaatattaggcTGTCGGCAATGTCAACGCTCGGGAAAATGGCGTCTTCTTACCAAAACTCTAACGACTTATTTAAATGAAGTGTTTCACAATGGAGCTTCTGATACTAGCTATTCCTTCCGCTGTCTGTCTTAAAACGGATAACAAACAAGGCGTAAATAAAAATACCGTCGGTGAACTGTAGGCAGCCATGTTTC
The genomic region above belongs to Cyclopterus lumpus isolate fCycLum1 chromosome 22, fCycLum1.pri, whole genome shotgun sequence and contains:
- the usp40 gene encoding ubiquitin carboxyl-terminal hydrolase 40 isoform X1; translation: MFGNLFEEEEEEGSSSTSSRGRVAKGGDEPPPPRGRSNLCGIKNQGGTCYLNSLLQTLLFTPEFREQLFSLGAAELGCLEDKDKPGAKVRVIPLELQKLFASLLLVDQQSASTANLTDSFGWNSSEGTNQHDVQELNRILFSALEHSLVGTTGSTFIHQLYHGTIVNSIVCKECGNISQRQEDFLDLTACVCGVSSLEEALWNMFVEEELFEGNNLYRCAQCDRLVTAAKSAKLKKLPPFMTMSLLRFSFDFAKCERYKEMGRYNFPLTVNLRPFCEETDAEDSDYSYELFSVIIHKGGCYGGHYHVYIRDIDQLGQWEPPEEECKPKTQNNVKEEVKQMCDPKLQEDDPLSVISAIIAQEPSKSVLSDQLGQKLMDKIGSSWSKRFRKHYGPIGKFLQSHNDVFMLVSNGTRVALKPNPPSPVTEPPGPEKQTTNCDPSPPSDPTAAEQQPELDQKSEPEHKQGSHWFDLNDSTVTSIRESDIEKQFQGKESAYMLFYRKTQLHRPSEALNNPQYKIPLDLIQMAKEENIKMQKMREEFDATNNTVELCLHLAPSYRLSYGALQPISKEQTGSTALSFDRRKTVGDLRLAIYQKQELWEGDMALTVARSLPAGLHLYNTLTDDGVSLYSAGICTNSDLFVWNGREVCGATVPTGAEWEPVLLNVVRPNLGEDGDQEEVADGLECEEGRVGFENGGPGLKREARGFAGAATLVEVREALGEPEECLLCQEHKGGKRAEQGKGEGGGASGWRVFPPDDMQRTLKELSLKDGDALLVLEPQSFDSSMFALNGDVVTVTTPSDCRWLQVEIGPHEDGEGGEKEEEMRKIKVPATGNMLLCEVKQRAIEELQLQEQPAGAQYCLRHVDCTGKLLPPVCEELSVRDAGVRLMTTLTLCPGNAPKASQLFLHFSVGTVPSAGMEMDIIVEKTCTVKECLKAMLDAVGLDGTCWHLRRLDWCEDIGEPIMDEDASLSELKINNGETLIVTEGQLPPKGYLKLSVCLCLDPRTDSAVSMDFNHTDNGPTEVVTAGDSPPPGLGNMAEPRSAEQVEISDEATLEDLKTQVLTLPALQDVCVPTTAFMRVWQLEGRRLTRILRGPQLTLKKLKLSSGTDLCVQRLLKEEDLGPKDVMLNVKMGVPGERCFYPPEELVWDATRDSSPRSLRTCLAAHYGLSPDSLLLAKHQPDKHTWEEISNWSRQVSKKKKRRKAESLLGAPFHLKDGDTIGIKNLLIDNNRDFLTLVDEQSQQRLREQAEQRRKGGQAAGSEGVGPQKKTGQTKSRKPEVALSINVGVFR
- the usp40 gene encoding ubiquitin carboxyl-terminal hydrolase 40 isoform X2, producing the protein MFGNLFEEEEEEGSSSTSSRGRVAKGGDEPPPPRGRSNLCGIKNQGGTCYLNSLLQTLLFTPEFREQLFSLGAAELGCLEDKDKPGAKVRVIPLELQKLFASLLLVDQQSASTANLTDSFGWNSSEGTNQHDVQELNRILFSALEHSLVGTTGSTFIHQLYHGTIVNSIVCKECGNISQRQEDFLDLTACVCGVSSLEEALWNMFVEEELFEGNNLYRCAQCDRLVTAAKSAKLKKLPPFMTMSLLRFSFDFAKCERYKEMGRYNFPLTVNLRPFCEETDAEDSDYSYELFSVIIHKGGCYGGHYHVYIRDIDQLGQWEPPEEECKPKTQNNVKEEVKQMCDPKLQEDDPLSVISAIIAQEPSKSVLSDQLGQKLMDKIGSSWSKRFRKHYGPIGKFLQSHNDVFMLVSNGTRVALKPNPPSPVTEPPGPEKQTTNCDPSPPSDPTAAEQQPELDQKSEPEHKGSHWFDLNDSTVTSIRESDIEKQFQGKESAYMLFYRKTQLHRPSEALNNPQYKIPLDLIQMAKEENIKMQKMREEFDATNNTVELCLHLAPSYRLSYGALQPISKEQTGSTALSFDRRKTVGDLRLAIYQKQELWEGDMALTVARSLPAGLHLYNTLTDDGVSLYSAGICTNSDLFVWNGREVCGATVPTGAEWEPVLLNVVRPNLGEDGDQEEVADGLECEEGRVGFENGGPGLKREARGFAGAATLVEVREALGEPEECLLCQEHKGGKRAEQGKGEGGGASGWRVFPPDDMQRTLKELSLKDGDALLVLEPQSFDSSMFALNGDVVTVTTPSDCRWLQVEIGPHEDGEGGEKEEEMRKIKVPATGNMLLCEVKQRAIEELQLQEQPAGAQYCLRHVDCTGKLLPPVCEELSVRDAGVRLMTTLTLCPGNAPKASQLFLHFSVGTVPSAGMEMDIIVEKTCTVKECLKAMLDAVGLDGTCWHLRRLDWCEDIGEPIMDEDASLSELKINNGETLIVTEGQLPPKGYLKLSVCLCLDPRTDSAVSMDFNHTDNGPTEVVTAGDSPPPGLGNMAEPRSAEQVEISDEATLEDLKTQVLTLPALQDVCVPTTAFMRVWQLEGRRLTRILRGPQLTLKKLKLSSGTDLCVQRLLKEEDLGPKDVMLNVKMGVPGERCFYPPEELVWDATRDSSPRSLRTCLAAHYGLSPDSLLLAKHQPDKHTWEEISNWSRQVSKKKKRRKAESLLGAPFHLKDGDTIGIKNLLIDNNRDFLTLVDEQSQQRLREQAEQRRKGGQAAGSEGVGPQKKTGQTKSRKPEVALSINVGVFR